The genomic window tattaaatgtatacacagaATATGAAGGCGGACATaaacgaaaagaagaaggtgaaTGGTGATGGTGAGCATGATAATGGTAAGTTGGCAAGTTAGAGAAATCAGGAATGTGCGCGTTCTGTGCTATGTGGTGTGTGGCGTACCTTTCCCTTAtttattacttccttcttttttcctttcttttttcttattttattattcattatGTGCGTTGGTTCATTGttatattacttttttattactgtgattttttctttactttttaagatataattcttctctttaaaaaaggggagaatttAGAATTATGTTCTTTggtttagaaaaaatattttacacataaaATTTCTATGGGAGCTTTCTTATATAGTGCATATACCTATTTTATATTGAGCactcaactttttttttcaccgtaCTTAAGTGCTTACGAATATTTCTTATTTCATATACACTtataaaggggaaatgtATGAAGTGAATTTTTAACTTATTGTGTTTTGTTCGGTGTTTGATACcttataaagaaatatatgtatatatgtgccctTATACATTggtatccattttttcttaattcttgcctgttttatatttattcggTATAAATGACTCCCCACTTCTCCCtccttctaaggaaggtaatatgttccttccccttccatttctttccttccttccctagacccaccttccttcctcattagacacttcctttccttagactctccttcctccctagaaaggtttccttcctccttcttagacctcccttccttcgttccttaaacattccttcctcttcctctttagaatctcctttccttccttccaccctaccacccacctaacaaccttccttccacctaccccCCCCGAAAAACCTTACTTCccccctaccacccctaacaacccacctaccaccaccctaacaaccttccttcttctattacatgttccttttaaaaaactacCTAACATAGGGGACAGAATATAACGTAGtatcatcatcctcctcctccgttaAGTCAGATTCTGAATCTATTTTTGTTGAGTTGTACGCTGAGgaatcttcctcattttctaTATTCAATCTTCTTTCTAttgcactttttctttttcttccttcctcagaaTGGTCATTCCTCCTAAAGAGGAATGTTTTATActaaaaggaagggggaaaaagaaagaaatgaaaaggagaaaggaaagttCTGTTAGGggcctaaggaaggaagggaggggtCTAAAGAGGGCAGGAGGGTCTaagcaggaggaggaaggttgtgttaggggtggtaggtgggttgttagggtggtaggtggaagaaaggttgtgttaggtcggtggtaggtggaaggattattgttagggttgtcgttcagttgttaggtggaaggaaggttgttaggggtgataggtgAAAGGATTATTGTTAGGGTTGTCGTTcagttgttaggtggtaggtgggttgttagaggtggtaggtgggttgttagaggtggtaggtgggttgttagaggtggtaggtgggttgttagaggtggtaggtgggttgttagaggtggtaggtgggttgttagaggtggtaggtgggttgttagaggtggtaggtgggttggtGGAAGAATAGTTGTGTCATGTATAACATAGAGTTTTGTTCTATATTTCATGTTTCATATATAGATAAAAGTGTGTTTTtaggttatatatatatatatatatcgtttatatattatataatacACGCTCATAATtatacttaccttatataaaaggaaagcgaTTAATGGAAGTGCTATGGCCACTGCTCCTCCAATTGCCGACGGAATGGTGGGGATGTTGGAAGCCCCTACCGATGCCCCTCCATCAGAAGAAACCAAAGTTTCCGTTGTAAACGGTTTTGCTAGTGCTTCTCCTGTGCTCGGCAGTGCAGATGCTAGTGCTGGTGCTCTACTTCCACCACTGGAAGATCCCCCTCCTGCACTACTTTCGGGAACATCCACATCCACTTTGGGACCTTTTAAGTCTAACTTAGGACCTTTTATATCCACTTTTGGACCTTTTAAATCCACTTTTGGACCTTTTAGTTCACCTTCCAATTTGGGAGCCGATCTGTCAAGGTCCTCCTTATAACCATCTGGACCGGCATCTCCCTTATCACCCTTCTCACCTactgaaagaaagaagtggGTTGTAGGGAGAATGTTCTGTTTGTGGAACAGCACATTCTACATGGGagttttttacaccttttacCTCCCTTCTGTAAAGGTACTCTACTTAAGGTGACGTTTCTTTATCTGATGTATTTTAACTCTATATGTGCTTACCTGTTGAAGCTACTGGTGGAGCTGGTCTGGATTCTGGTCCAGATGCCTCACTTCCTGAACGTACACTATGGGAAGTTACTTGGTCCTCTGTGTGGGTTTCACTTCTTGTAAGTTGCGCAGATTCTGCAGCCCGCGGTACTTCCTGCGCCTTTAAAACGgcttgttctttttcctgtCTCTCTTTCTCCCGTTGCAACTTCTGTTCCACTTGGTTCCGCAAAGTGTCCAATTTGTCTATATTTTGCAGGACTCCTTTATTCCATGCTGACCTCCAGTGGTTACAGAAGTCTGTACCACTTGCATCTGGCATTAAGCAATCGTTGTCCGTTTCCGTATAGGTCTCATGTCCATTCCTCAGGTACTCTAGATAGTTTTGCAGGCACTCTATACTTGCACTACTATAGTTCTTCTTTATAATGCTATAGTCTTTTGTACAGTCGAACAATTCCTTATATTTGGTAAACTTTCTTCCTGGAACATTAGAATACGTAAGTGTGCACTTCCTCTTACCTGCCGATGTTCGAATTGTTGGCagtattttatatattttccctatAATGTCAGAAAATAAATCAATGTCCCCTATCCCCTCATCCAATAATTTCTGCCCCatccaaaaaggaaaaaactgaCAGTGTGAAATTCCCTTGAAGTCCGTCCACTCATAAGCACTTATTTGGCACCAAGTGTTCATAATACCATCTACTACGTCTGGGAGACTTTCATGTTGCGCTAAAGCAgattttaattcttcctttattctcCCACAGTCCTGTCCACTTATCCCGCTTTGGGATTTTTCATCCAGTTCCCGGTACTTCCCTGTTGATATGAAGTTCTGCCGACATCTtgcctataaatataataattgtACCATGCAAATTATTCCATATGTGGATACATAAACTGAACACATTATCTACACTATGGAATGCTTGTAACATAGAACAATTCTATTTATCCTGTTCAGAAACTTATTTGccttttaccatttttcctttctccgcCGTACTATTTAGATTTATAGCATCTTCAGTCTAATGTGTACATTCTCCGCTCCGTATTTCCTTTGAATTATATTTTCAATTGTTCCCCCACTTTATTAATACTTACCCATACTTATTTACACCTATATACTAAATTTCTATTTTACTATTTAAacatttattattcctttCACTTATAAATTACAATTTACTGTGAACctggaatgtacatatgtatagaCCATTCATGTATAAAATACTAATTATAAATTTGGAAGAGATGGTATGTTCATGATTGTGTATTGGCatattttgcatttattcttcctttcttctattactATACGTTTTGTGAGTTCCtgtgtattattatatgttTCCCCATCACCcttatttgtttcttttcctcattaaaaaattaattttccctctgcctaaaataaaaatttccaaattATGCTATtagtacataaaaatattttacattcagaattattattaaaaattctccccactatatatacatttactCCACATCGAGcactttacttttttctttacatttgTGTACTTAATCCTACCTCCGTacgtaatatatatatacataaaggaATTGTGGAATGATTCAATTCATTAAGTGTGTTGTTggtacttatatataaaaatacatttatatgttcCACTGTGCTTTAATATTCCTCCTGCTCTTCccaccttttcttcattacaTTTTGATGCTGTGTTAACagctttcctcttttcttaccttttctttccatttccaATTTAAAAGGAGGGGGTTGCGTTAACTGTTCATTCTTGTTaagttatatatttttctgttataTTATActatattttcctctttcattAATAATCGTCCAGtaatgaaaattttcttcctttttccgaTGAATATAATATGGATGGCTTATTTATATGGTATGCGCGGAACGCACCACTTAAGCtattctttcccccctcaacttatattatatttcacACTTTATggtatcttcttcttctattttcgTTTGTTATATGTTGATTCTACATTAATAGTTTCTATTTTAATATTccgcttttcctttttttctttacttttaatttaaaaggaTGATTTGCTCTAGTGACCATTATTCCTCgatttatacatattcccTCATGCTTCACTATtatcctttctcctttttatattattcccTTATTACCCCCTTCCTTGTATATAACTCCTGATTGTTCTTTCTGTATGGTAAAGgaattatttcccccctAAATGCAGAAAACTACCATCTGAAGGTTATACATAAGTATGCAATAGGAAGGTACACAGGGGCATAATTCTATTGTAATTTGCTTCCTCATTGTTGTTCCAAATATTTCCTTGGAGTTGCTCATACTTCGAAGAACGAATTATTGCACATCTCCTCTAACTACGTTGACCCTCCCTTCCACATTACAATGCACTCAGTGTATTTAGTACTGTATTTAGTGTAAGCACATACATGTGGTACACATTCTGAATagtaggaaaatatataattttgttcCCACTACCCCCCTTAATATAGAGGTCATAAATCAGAATAAATGTTCCCCGCATCTATATTTCCTTAAATAATGTAGAAgcaggaagatgttcctccccctttaaaaattaagagCGCTGGACACCGGGAAGTTCTTCCTAAATACTAGTAAAGTGGTTCATGCCAATAATTCACCAGCTGAGGGTTAGCATTCTGATCTACATAATTCACCCCACCGACGTTATACTTCCATGTAACAGTGCCGACTTCTTCGACCCACAGTGCTCTGTATagagggaaggagaaatatttaGTATACATAATTACAGCAGACCCACTGACAATTTGTTCACGatcccctccttcttcctcggGGATGTTACCTGAATCTGccttatataaagtaaggaGGACTACATATATTGTACATTGATCTACATAGTCCTTATGCAACTGCTCCCCCTGCTCCTAGTTGTTATAGGTAATAGTACTATTAGTGCTTCCACATATCGCAGGACCCCCTTTCCTACACTGCTTACCCCATATTCCAAAATCGCCCATATTCTCTATCGAACTTCAAAAGTCATAAAAAGAatagaataatttttacaaCCATAAACTATGTGTGCTCccttatatgaataataattgAAAGGGTACGCAAGCACCGTACTTGTCCATAGATTCCGCTGCCCCCTGCGCCAGCAGGCAACTCCTCTCCTCTGAATCCGCCTCTTCCGGACGTGCCTCCCCCCATTGGGAAATTCATTCCCCCATTCTGCATGAACTAACCATTCTATGGCCGTATGCTCATGTGTTTAAAATAATTCGTCCTCCCAAATCGGCATAGCACTTGCGTACATGTGTACTTATGTACGAATAGGTACACGTGCATACGGATATTAGCCGCCCGTTTATGAACTGATCCCTGCAGTCTGCCCCTCCTCCTGGCTTCTAAAAAGGACTGGAAAAGAAAGCTCCCCTATGAGAAGGGCCTCTCTGTAGTCCCGCATCCTAGGGGACTATATTCTTATGAATCGTTTGAGAAAATAACACACCCAGGAAAAATTCCACTTCCACCTTGGAGGTGCCATCAACGGGGTGAAAAACATTCCAACCCCAAATTCCTATTAACGGGAACTGGACGCATCCAAGGGGTTCCTATCCAACTGAGCAGGGATCATTTTACCTGCATAAAACTGCACACATGAGTACACATACGTGCATACATGTGGGGAGCGAACACCCGTAAACGCATAAACACTCAAAGGGGGGTTTGCTTTTCTTGGAGCCCAACTGTTGTGTGCTCCAGGACGTAAATATCTCCAGTAGAAATTGCTACCCCCTTTGAGGTGATATAAACTGATCACACAGAAATTACCAGTGTATGGTAGATCGGTATACGAAGAAGTACCTCCCCACAGAtgccttattcttttttttttgcctgctGAATTTGTAATGGTCCAAGTGGACAAGAAAAGGAGGCACGCGAAACCAAGCGCACATACCCATGAGAAGGTCCCATAAACATCATCGTCTCCTTTTGTTTGCCCGTCCAACCTTCCACTCAACGAAACAATTCCATAGAGGGCTTTATACATGTCCACTGTAGCAAAGCTTCTTCCACAAACGGATGTCCAAGGAAAACTGTTTGGACCACCAATTCATTGTTTTACTGCCCTACCAaaattaacatatatatgtagccAGAAAGGATGTCACCATATGGGAATTATTAAAAGGAAACTCCCGCAGCAACATTGGAAAAACGCGTTAATGTCATTTGCTCAACATTTGAGAGCTCTCCCTGTTTTTACAGGGCAGGGGGGGCAGCTGTCCGACGACGGAAACGTCCACCTGCCCGACTACACGTTGGCGAGTCGTTGTGCACATACGGAAGAGGTGGCACTTGCATGAACGCTCTGTTTTGCTGGATCACCCTTAATACATTCATGCACACGCAAATGTATGCATCTAATTTTACGCCTTATTTCATATACCCAATCGTTTTCGCTGAGCCGACGGAATGTGCGGCTCATCCCCGTTTTTGTGTagccccccaaaaaaaagaaggaaaagtgcgCTCGATTATTCCTTTCCCTTGGAAGTTATTTTATtctcaaaaagggaaaaaaaaaaaaaaaaattcatcgttttattttttctgaatTTACTTAAATATCGCCCCTGCGAATGTGagaaaacgggaaaaaaaaaaagggcaaacggaagaggccaaaaaaaggggagcaaACACCATTGATGggaattttcccttttttttttttttttcgggggATGGGGTGACCTGCCTTCttctgaacaaattttttcgGCAACTGGAACGCGCACCGCAAAAAGGCTAATCGGATAATCAGCTAACCAACCAACTAGCCACACCGTTGCCCACCATGGCTGCGGCGTTGCACGAGAGGCACTTCTTCGACAAGTTCATCAAAATGAACATCCCGGATGACTACCTGGACGCGTCGCGTTTCAGAGTAATCCCAGACAACCAAGAAGTGTACGTACATAAGTTTGAGGACAAATGTTTGATCATAGAAATTCTGTGCTTtcaaaatgtgaatataCAAGAGAAGGGCAATTTCTATTTCTACGATTTAGCCAAAGAAAATGATAGCGTAGAAAATATTATCATAACGAGTAACCATTCAGTGTCCCATTCGCAGGGAAATTACATTCTCCTAGTTGGCCGtcagaaaattaaaaaaaataactctAGTACCTATGAACCTATTTTACTATACCTCTGTATTTTCCCCATGGAGGAGCACAATGCAGATGTACTAATAACTTGGAACGTGCCAAAGGGGAACATGGATGTTCACCCCGAGTTGGAGACTTTTAACGAAATGGTGCAGTCCTTCAGAATACTAGACTACAGTTTATTCGTTTGATCTATCCATCTTTTCGCAAGCTTCACATTGCGTAGTGCGCGCTTAAGGCGTCCTATTCGATATGCCCTTCTGCACGTGCTCTTTATGGAGTCGCCTAGAAAATGCCCTCGTTTGCTCTGTAGAGGCTTTATACACTGCACTTGTAGCAGATTAATGATGGAAATCATTCGGGCTTCCATTTGATGCACCCTCACTGTGCCGCTTAGTTCGCGCGTTTCAGTTTTCCAAGCGAACCTAGTGACCGGTTCATGTCCGTTCAGTTTGCCCCATGTAAGGCGCACGAACAATTGCACCGATTCgaatatacattttttttttttacagattttttttttccgctgcTTTTGCGTTATTCTTAGTTtgataaaatatattcaaatATTTCAAAAGGATATAAAACgtgaaaatggagaaaagtaGAAAAGTAGGACGA from Plasmodium coatneyi strain Hackeri chromosome 12, complete sequence includes these protein-coding regions:
- a CDS encoding Mog1-like protein, giving the protein MAAALHERHFFDKFIKMNIPDDYLDASRFRVIPDNQEVYVHKFEDKCLIIEILCFQNVNIQEKGNFYFYDLAKENDSVENIIITSNHSVSHSQGNYILLVGRQKIKKNNSSTYEPILLYLCIFPMEEHNADVLITWNVPKGNMDVHPELETFNEMVQSFRILDYSLFV